The Mangifera indica cultivar Alphonso chromosome 12, CATAS_Mindica_2.1, whole genome shotgun sequence DNA window CCAACTGGAATCTTGGTTTGCATTACCACCAGAGCTCCAGCTGCCCTTCTTATCCCCAGTTGAATCCTGGTTGGCATCACCAGAACCTGAGTTCCATTTCTTGCCCCAATTAGAATCCTGATTTACAACAGCATCACTAGATCCAGAGTTCAAATTGCTATTCTTGCTCCACATAGAACCTTGGTCTCTACTAGAATCGTTCACATCTTTGAAACCAGCACTTTGACCCCATCCAGTTATGGAACCATCTGAAGTTTTTCTATTATTCCAACCATCTCTTTGATCATTCACTTTGTCAGCAGAAGATTCTTTATTCCATCTCCCACCTGATCCAGAACCTCCCTCAAATGCCTGTGGCTTCTCCCAGCTTTGTCTTCGATCCTCTTGCTTGCCCCGTGAAGATCCTCCATCTTGCTTGCCCCAAGAAGACCCTCCATCTTGTTTGCCCCAAGAAGATCCTCCATCTTGCTTGCCCCGAGAAGATCCTCCATCTTGATTGCCCCAGGAACATCCTCCAGCCTGCTTGCCCCATGATGATCCTCCATCTTGTATGCCCCATGAAGATCCTCCATCTTGCTTGCCCAATGAAGATCCTCCCTCTTGCTTGCCCCATGAAGATCCTCCATCTTGCTTGCTCAATGAAGATCCTCCCTCTTGCTTACCCCAGGAAGATCCTCCAGCCTGTTTGCCCCATGATGATCCTCCATCTTGTTTGGCCGAAGAAGATCCTCCATCTTGTTTGCCCCATGAAGATTCTCCATCTTGTTTGCCCCAAGTAGATCCTCCGTCTTGCTTGCCCCAAGTAGATCCTCCGTCTTGCTTGCCCCAAGATCCTCCATCTTGTTTGCCCAAAGAAGATCCTCCATCTTGTTTGCCCCATGAAGATCCTTCCTCTTGCTTGCCCCGAGAAGATCCTCCCTCTTTCTTGCCCAATGAAGATCCTCCCTCTTGCTTGCCCCACGAAGATCCTCCATCTTGCTTGCCGCATGAAGATCCTCCAGCCTGTTTGCCCCATGATGATCCTCCATCTTGTTTGCCCCATGATGATCCTCCGTCTTGCTTGCCCAAAGATGATCCTCCGTCTTGCTTGCCCCAAGAAGATCCTCCGTCTTGTTTGCCCCATGAAGATTCTCTATCCCGATTGACCCAGGAAGATCCTCCAGCCTGTTTGCCCCATGATGATCCTCCATCTTGTTTGCCCCATGCTGATCCTCCATCTTGCTTGCCCAAAGAAGATCCCCCCTCTTGCTTGCCCCAGCAAGATGATCCTCCATCCTGTTTGTTGGGCTGCTGATCTTCTTTATTCCATGTACATCCTCCATCTTCATTGCCCCATGAAGATCCTCCATCAGGTTTGCTGAGCTGTTTATCAACTTGTTTACTCCAAGAAGATCGTCCATTTTGTTTACCAGAAGAATCTCCATCTTCAACcatatcttttcctttaccCCATGAATCCGGTTGGTTTTTCTCAGCAGTTGCACCACCCCAACCGCTAGAGTTTTCATCAGTGCTCTTGGCTTTGTCCCAGGCGTCTGATTTTTTCCAGGTATCCTGATTATCATTTGCATCATTGTTTTTCCCCCACTTGGTTGAAGTATCAATACAAGGGTCAGCAGGGCCTTTTGCGTTACCCCAGTTATCATGAGAATCATGCAAAGAACTGGTTTGATCTCCACTGGGTACAACTGATTTACCCCAGCTGCTAGATGCATCACAGTGGGAGCCAATGCATTTTGCAGTAGCTTTGCTCCAACAGTCTTCATTCTTCTCATCGGCCTTTGCTGCACCCCAAGATGAATTTTGGTTAGCAGTTGCCTTAGACTCCCATGCAGAGTCTTCCTCTTGAAGCTGCAACCACAAAAGATTTCacagtattaaaattatttaataaagtgtGCTCACAAACATGAGAGAGTTGAACAGAGTTGAAGACTAACCTTAGTTCCAGAAGCAGGAAAACTAGGCCAAGAGCTCCTGCCATATCAGACTAAAAGCATGAGTATCAAGGGGAGAAGAAAAGGATTACTTGGAGCAAAATCACAAATTAGTTACACTTTCTAAAGGAAAATTTTATAGTTACTCATCAAAATAGAAATAACTAACACAGGTTAAtaaaataggtatttaaatGTGTCAAGCATTTAATTCTGTTAAATCAATAACAAGTTCTACAACTCTCACTCTTTAGAGCTATATCCCAATACATCAGGCTGGTGGTGGCCATTGTTGTTTAGCTCAGTTTGTATTGTGTCATACGAGGAAtcagatatatatatagtgaGAATAAACACCTTTTTACTAAAAATAGAGTTTATCAGGCATACTATAATGGGTGATCTACAAGAATTTCCACATTATATGTAGCTATAATGCAAAACAGAAATGCCATTTTAGCAGATAATCAGTAACTTGAAACTATGGACAACCATCAAAATGCACAAACATTAGACCAACCAACAAAATATTCAGCAAAATCAAAAAGCAAAATAACAGTTAAATTGAAGTTAACCAGAGAAAATCCAGGCAAAGCTTACTGACAATCATTATGTAGACAATCAAACACCAACTACAAACAATATTTTACCTTTCACCAGACAAACCTTCAGCATTCCATCTCTCACCCTCTGATGATGTGCCTGCTCCATTCATCCAACCTGCTGTCccaaaagagaaaaggaaaaatgagaATGTATCAAATCCTTAAGTAAAAGATGAACTCAGAACTCTCATAAATAAAACTGTTAAATATAATGCAAAACAGAAAGACCATTTTAATAGGCGTTCTACAAGAATTTCCACATCATATGTGATAGTTTCCCACAGTGTCTCATTGTGATATACTAATAGGACAAAACAATAAACAGAAAAGTTGAGGCAGAAACAATTTCCTGAATATTTCCCCTTCAAGTTACAGAGTAATAAACCTATACTATGTGAAATAAGGGATACCCACCTCCTGAGGAACCTTCAGCTCCCATCAGATCGAATGGTTTAAATGAACCAGAGTCTGGATCATCACTTTTAGAAAGAAGGAAACAACGCATCAGAAAATTTCCAAAATCGttaaggaaaaatattttaccAGCATGTGTATTGACACAGATAATTTACATTATATGGAAATCATATACCTTGTAGAAGTTGCAAAGCTCTTTCCACGAACCTCAGCAAGGTGCTCACCTTTAACTGCACAAACATGAACATATCTGGACACGTTAAGAAGTGATACACATTCACATTTACCAGAAGAAGACTCTTGATTTACCTGTAAGGACCTTCTGCTGAGAATCCAGCTTCACAGTAATTTCTGAATAACGTATTGCTATAACACGACAGAGATACCCTTTCAAAGGACCGACTCGGATTCTCAATGTTTGGCCGACTGAAAACATTCCATCTTTATCTCGTTTTACTGCAATTAAATTTAGCAATTATGAAAGGCATAAACATTGTCTACTACAATGACAACTTACTGCTACAATCATTAAACACTTTTAACATATAGTTACCATTGAATTCCTTTGCTTCCCACGGTTTCTTAGAAGATGGAGGAGATTTGGGAGAACAATCTAGTTCTTCAAAAGTGGAAGCACCAGATCCACCACCCTGCATTATGAGGAAAGTTTATCTTAGAGTACATATGGGTAAACGCACTGACAACAGATGATGAAGAGAAATTAGAGTCCCAAGGAAATTTTAGAGACTTCAAACCTTTCCATCACATGCATCagtagaaatttttattttttcacaaagTTGAGACTTGGCGCAGAAATAACCACCGTTTTCAGTTTCATTCtcatcatataaaaatatgatcCCCCTGTAGATTTGCCTGACAATACCTTGCCTATCCTGCAAAGTGCCACAAAGTAGTCAAAAGCCAGCACACCTTTTCATGCATATCAACTACATcgaaataacaaatattaaatctTAATTGCAGATAGGGTCAAACCTTAGTTGGACCTTCCAAAACCCTGACATTATCGTTAATAGATATGATATTATTGTGCTGATCTAAAGAAGTAAATTTCATATCCACGGGTCCAGCTTTTAGCATGCGCCGTTCAACAGGAACTACAGAAGGTCCTTCTGGACCTTCCTTCAGAATCTGAAATGTCAAATATAAGGTAAGTGGTCGACAAGACAAGGATGCgaatatattattaactatCTACCTTGTAGTGATCGTCTTTCTCCATGTTTACAATAAGACCAAAGTCTTTGCGCCTATAAGAGCAAGAATATGTAGgcaaatacaaatcaatatagtGATTCACAAAATATTTGCTATACTATGCAGGTCTATGCATATTTAAATTACTTACCCAAAGCATACTAATTCATAGAGTTCAAAACTGTTCCCAAGGCTTGATCCCGATGAGCAATCTCCTTTACCACCCCCTTTGTCCATTATTACAGTCCGCTTTTTCTTTTGTTCACCATAAATCTGTGAAAGCCACTCCAAATCAGCAGATTCATTTCTATCAGGTGGCATAAACTTCAGGAGTTCCTCATCTGAAGGCACAACACCCCAGCAATTTAATGAGTCAATTGACACTCTTTTGTATAAATATCCATCCTTAAGCATCATCCCATCTAGAATCTCGAAAGCTTGGCCGGTTTCACGGTCACGTCTATATTGAATGAGTGGCCGAAACTCActggaaaggaaaaaaataaaaagtaatcaGGAGCTTTGCACCCCAGATGTACCTAAAAATAAGAGATTCATGAAACTCACTCAAGTTCATTTGAACTGATCAATCTTGGTGCTGCCGTGGCATTTTTCTTTAGACTAACTCCCCCACCCTATTATGATTAAATGGATTATTGCCAGTAGACTATTGCAAACAAGATATGAATGAACAGATTATGATCATGCGAAAAGCCACCACATATTTCATACAGAAAACTCTTCGGATATGACTGTCAAAGGTCAGTAATTATCAAGTGCTCATAAGTCTCTGACCCAAACAAACCATTACAATCAtgatattaaaatgattagaCTATGTCCACCACACAATACCTACCATTCAAAATAAGCACTGACACACAGCATAATCAATCCTGTCATGAATGTCATCTCTTAATAACTAACAGCAATAACTCAAAACCTCATCTTTTCGAAGCCCATTACCAGTAGTTGCTTATGGGTTGATCCcaaaaattgtattatacagCAAAACAAgtcatctttattatttttccaacCGTAGAATGCATACCAACTTGAAGGATTCATGCTAACATCCCATTCAATAAAAAGATCTTCCCTTCAAGGCTAGACAAGTTCACTAAGAAGCTGCTTCAAGAAAGATAATCCTCAAGAGTAAGGCActacttttgaaaaaaaagagcaactaAATCAGTGGCTCTTCACCAATTTATCCACACAGCAAAAAAATTCCTCCCATTCTGTTGCTCAACTCCATTCCACTAAGACCGTTAACATGTTAAAGACTAAGGTAGCATGCCTTCATCTATTTATACCATACTGTAGTTATAATAGCAATAAACATCACCTGCAAAAAACTACAAAGCAAACTTAAAAGGcaagaaattttaattacaaattttgcCGCCAATGCTTGCAAATCAATTCTTGGGATTAGCTTCACAGTTGCTCTTTTCCGTGCATTGTTCACAGCCacaacctaaaaaatatttgacttAGTAAAATACTAAAATCAGCCAGAAATTTAATCATCCTATCCTAAAAATATTACCTGCGCCAAATCCCCCTTATATTTTCCACTCTTCACATAAGCCCATGTGCCCGCAGAAACTTCATTAGATTTAATGCGGGTAGAGAACAGATGTGAAACTTCATTATGTGGAACTGGAGCCAc harbors:
- the LOC123192369 gene encoding protein RNA-directed DNA methylation 3 isoform X1, whose amino-acid sequence is MVNNKGKSIAIGRETYGKRKRKGAAGGVGDDGDNSRRRQRKNPGVLQFFEDAAGMDDDDDSDSSDDDDGGYNDEDFMQEEVAAQQKVNNEQGKTYNLPFIKEEEMDEVEFDKLMEERYKDGSNFVRYAEDDYETKRLVDNNYHMAYHKDPIVWKVKCMVGRERHSAFCLMQKFVDLQSFGTKLQIISAFSIDHVKGFIFIEADKQSDVNEACKGLSGIYISRVAPVPHNEVSHLFSTRIKSNEVSAGTWAYVKSGKYKGDLAQVVAVNNARKRATVKLIPRIDLQALAAKFGGGVSLKKNATAAPRLISSNELDEFRPLIQYRRDRETGQAFEILDGMMLKDGYLYKRVSIDSLNCWGVVPSDEELLKFMPPDRNESADLEWLSQIYGEQKKKRTVIMDKGGGKGDCSSGSSLGNSFELYELVCFGRKDFGLIVNMEKDDHYKILKEGPEGPSVVPVERRMLKAGPVDMKFTSLDQHNNIISINDNVRVLEGPTKDRQGIVRQIYRGIIFLYDENETENGGYFCAKSQLCEKIKISTDACDGKGGGSGASTFEELDCSPKSPPSSKKPWEAKEFNVKRDKDGMFSVGQTLRIRVGPLKGYLCRVIAIRYSEITVKLDSQQKVLTVKGEHLAEVRGKSFATSTSDDPDSGSFKPFDLMGAEGSSGAGWMNGAGTSSEGERWNAEGLSGERSSWPSFPASGTKLQEEDSAWESKATANQNSSWGAAKADEKNEDCWSKATAKCIGSHCDASSSWGKSVVPSGDQTSSLHDSHDNWGNAKGPADPCIDTSTKWGKNNDANDNQDTWKKSDAWDKAKSTDENSSGWGGATAEKNQPDSWGKGKDMVEDGDSSGKQNGRSSWSKQVDKQLSKPDGGSSWGNEDGGCTWNKEDQQPNKQDGGSSCWGKQEGGSSLGKQDGGSAWGKQDGGSSWGKQAGGSSWVNRDRESSWGKQDGGSSWGKQDGGSSLGKQDGGSSWGKQDGGSSWGKQAGGSSCGKQDGGSSWGKQEGGSSLGKKEGGSSRGKQEEGSSWGKQDGGSSLGKQDGGSWGKQDGGSTWGKQDGGSTWGKQDGESSWGKQDGGSSSAKQDGGSSWGKQAGGSSWGKQEGGSSLSKQDGGSSWGKQEGGSSLGKQDGGSSWGIQDGGSSWGKQAGGCSWGNQDGGSSRGKQDGGSSWGKQDGGSSWGKQDGGSSRGKQEDRRQSWEKPQAFEGGSGSGGRWNKESSADKVNDQRDGWNNRKTSDGSITGWGQSAGFKDVNDSSRDQGSMWSKNSNLNSGSSDAVVNQDSNWGKKWNSGSGDANQDSTGDKKGSWSSGGNANQDSSWGQKGKWNSESGDANQDSNWGKKGSWSSGPSDANQETSWGQKRNWSSGSGDANQGSNWGKKSEWNSGNEDQTDTFDNRTSGDRGGRGRYGRGGFGGRGRSDRGGFGGRGDRGGFGGRGDSGGFGGRGHRGGFSGRDGSDRGGFGHRGRGRRDQGGSWNNNDSGSWNQGGDKGQWKGWNSGNGGGSGSQAGGWSSQEFSGGRNKGDTTNETGGSQWSSWKDSNPSKEVKSADDQGSAGWNKGSGGNAQAGSWSNQGSGWNSGTGSGRNDKPPKSWNQSNDGDGGGQSSGWGQWKDKGEASGGGWGAGSSWSKD
- the LOC123192369 gene encoding protein RNA-directed DNA methylation 3 isoform X2, giving the protein MVNNKGKSIAIGRETYGKRKRKGAAGGVGDDGDNSRRRQRKNPGVLQFFEDAAGMDDDDDSDSSDDDDGGYNDEDFMQEEVAAQQKVNNEQGKTYNLPFIKEEEMDEVEFDKLMEERYKDGSNFVRYAEDDYETKRLVDNNYHMAYHKDPIVWKVKCMVGRERHSAFCLMQKFVDLQSFGTKLQIISAFSIDHVKGFIFIEADKQSDVNEACKGLSGIYISRVAPVPHNEVSHLFSTRIKSNEVSAGTWAYVKSGKYKGDLAQVVAVNNARKRATVKLIPRIDLQALAAKFGGGVSLKKNATAAPRLISSNELDEFRPLIQYRRDRETGQAFEILDGMMLKDGYLYKRVSIDSLNCWGVVPSDEELLKFMPPDRNESADLEWLSQIYGEQKKKRTVIMDKGGGKGDCSSGSSLGNSFELYELVCFGRKDFGLIVNMEKDDHYKILKEGPEGPSVVPVERRMLKAGPVDMKFTSLDQHNNIISINDNVRVLEGPTKDRQGIVRQIYRGIIFLYDENETENGGYFCAKSQLCEKIKISTDACDGKGGGSGASTFEELDCSPKSPPSSKKPWEAKEFNVKRDKDGMFSVGQTLRIRVGPLKGYLCRVIAIRYSEITVKLDSQQKVLTVKGEHLAEVRGKSFATSTSDDPDSGSFKPFDLMGAEGSSGGWMNGAGTSSEGERWNAEGLSGERSSWPSFPASGTKLQEEDSAWESKATANQNSSWGAAKADEKNEDCWSKATAKCIGSHCDASSSWGKSVVPSGDQTSSLHDSHDNWGNAKGPADPCIDTSTKWGKNNDANDNQDTWKKSDAWDKAKSTDENSSGWGGATAEKNQPDSWGKGKDMVEDGDSSGKQNGRSSWSKQVDKQLSKPDGGSSWGNEDGGCTWNKEDQQPNKQDGGSSCWGKQEGGSSLGKQDGGSAWGKQDGGSSWGKQAGGSSWVNRDRESSWGKQDGGSSWGKQDGGSSLGKQDGGSSWGKQDGGSSWGKQAGGSSCGKQDGGSSWGKQEGGSSLGKKEGGSSRGKQEEGSSWGKQDGGSSLGKQDGGSWGKQDGGSTWGKQDGGSTWGKQDGESSWGKQDGGSSSAKQDGGSSWGKQAGGSSWGKQEGGSSLSKQDGGSSWGKQEGGSSLGKQDGGSSWGIQDGGSSWGKQAGGCSWGNQDGGSSRGKQDGGSSWGKQDGGSSWGKQDGGSSRGKQEDRRQSWEKPQAFEGGSGSGGRWNKESSADKVNDQRDGWNNRKTSDGSITGWGQSAGFKDVNDSSRDQGSMWSKNSNLNSGSSDAVVNQDSNWGKKWNSGSGDANQDSTGDKKGSWSSGGNANQDSSWGQKGKWNSESGDANQDSNWGKKGSWSSGPSDANQETSWGQKRNWSSGSGDANQGSNWGKKSEWNSGNEDQTDTFDNRTSGDRGGRGRYGRGGFGGRGRSDRGGFGGRGDRGGFGGRGDSGGFGGRGHRGGFSGRDGSDRGGFGHRGRGRRDQGGSWNNNDSGSWNQGGDKGQWKGWNSGNGGGSGSQAGGWSSQEFSGGRNKGDTTNETGGSQWSSWKDSNPSKEVKSADDQGSAGWNKGSGGNAQAGSWSNQGSGWNSGTGSGRNDKPPKSWNQSNDGDGGGQSSGWGQWKDKGEASGGGWGAGSSWSKD